CCGGCGACGTGGCCGACCAGCACTACCGCCAGGCCATCACCTCGGCCGGCTTCGGCTGCATGGCTGCACTGGATGCGGAGCGCTACCTGGATGCACTCAAGATCTCCGATCAACAGCAGAGAAAGAATGCCGCCTGAGTGAGGCGGCGCGAGGGAGCACAGATGGACAGCGTCGATGTGGTGGTAATCGGAGGTGGCCAATCGGGTCTTTCTGCCGGCTATTTCCTGCGCCGCAGCGGGCTGTCCTATGTAATTCTCGATGCGGAAGCGTCGCCCGGCGGCGCATGGCAGCATGCCTGGCACTCGCTGCATCTGTTTTCCCCGGCGGGCTGGAGCTCCATTCCCGGATGGCCCATGCCCGCCAGCCAAGGCCCCTACCCTGCGCGTGCCGAAGTGCTCGCTTATCTGGCGCAGTACGAACAAAAATATGCGCTGCCCGTTCTTCGCCCTATCCGCGTGCAACGAGTCAGCCACTTTGGCGAGCGTCTGCGGGTGGTGGCCAGGGACGGTCGGCAATGGTTGGCGCGGGCGGTGATCAGCGCCACCGGAACATGGGGGGAAGCCTACACGCCTGAGTACCAAGGGTTGGAGTCATTTGCGGGGATCCAGCTGCACTCCGCTCACTACAGCACCCCTGCGCCGTTCGCCGGAATGCGGGTGGCCATCATCGGTGGTGGCAATTCCGGTGCGCAGATTCTGGCCGAAGTATCGACGGTGGCGGAAACCACCTGGATCACACAGCACGAACCGGCGTTCCTGGCCGATGACGTCGACGGCCGCGTGCTGTTCGAACGCGCGACTGAGCGATGGAAGGCGCAGCAGGAAGGCCGGGAGCCTGACCTGCCACCAGGCGGTTTCGGCGACATCGTCATGGTGCCGCCGGTGCTCGACGCGCGGGCGCGCGGGGTGCTCGCCGCAGTCCCACCGCCGGCCCGCTTCTCCCCCACCGGCATGCAATGGGCCGACGGCACCGAGCGGGCGTTCGATGCAGTGATCTGGTGCACCGGCTTCCGCCCGGCGTTGTCGCACCTGAAGGGCCTGGACCTTGTAACCCCGCAGGGCCAGGTGGAGGTCGACGGCAGCGGCCTGCGCGCGTTGGCGGTGCCCTCGGTTTGGTTGTTGGGATACGGGGATTGGAACGGCATGGCCTCTGCCACGCTGATTGGGGTCACGCGTTACGCCCGCGAGGCGGTGAGGCAGGTCACTGCCTATTGCGCAGACCACCAGGACAGGTAGCTGACCCCTGTTGCCAGCCGTGCCAGCTTGCTCCCCTCAACGTCCCGCTCCCGCGGGATTTTTTGTGAGCGACGTTGATCGGTAACTGAATAGGTGTGTGTCATCACGGTGTCACATAGAGGGCCCACCATTTCGTCATGTCGATATATCTCGACATGTCGACATCTTGTGCAATCGGAGCACCGTGATGGCCCAGCCCCAACGCGTCTTGGATTTTGATTACTTCGAACGGCGCTCACTCAGCGCATCGATGTCGATCGACCATGCGCTGGATGCACTGTCGGCACTGAGCAACGGCGCACGTCTTGTGATCTTCCGCACGCTGGTGAACCACGAGCCGGAAGGACTGACCGCCGGTGTCCTGACCGACATGATGGGAATGCGGCACAACACCTTGTCCAACCATCTGGCCGTGCTGAGCCGAGGCGGATTGATCTGCGGCACCCGCGAAGGCCGCTTCGTGCGCTATCGCGCCTGCCTGGACGGCATGCATGGTTTGCTGGCCTTCCTGCTGGACGATTGCTGCGGCGGTCGTTCCGAGCTCTGTCTGCAGCCTCATCCCACCGATCCCGCCTGCGATTGCGTGGCGGAGGTCCCTGCCCCACCGCGGCCGCTCAAATAGTCGTGTACCGCCCGGCTGGGGAGTCGGGGGGTACCTAACCATCGCACCCATGCTCATCTGAACCTCGGAGACTTACATGTACCTGCGCCTCACTTTGCTTGCCGCCGCAACGCTCAGCATCCTCGCCTGCTCGCCGTCTGGAACACCTGCTACCACTGGCCAGGACAGTGCCGGGGCACCTGCAAAAGCCGGCGAGATCACCGGCATGGTGAGCACGGACGGCTCGTCGACCGTGTTTCCCGTCACCGAAGCGATGGCTGAAGAGTTCCAGAAAGAAAATGCCGGCATCAAAGTAACGGTCGGCATGTCAGGAACCGGTGGCGGCTTCAAGAAGTTCTGCCGCGGCGAAACCGACATCTCCAATGCGTCGCGCCCGATCAAGGGTGAGGAGAAGGAAGCCTGCAAGGCCGCTGGCGTAGAGTACATCGAGCTTCCAGTCGCGATGGACGCTCTGACAGTTGTGGTCAACCCACAGAACACCTGGGCCAATGACCTCACCGTCGACGAACTGAAGGCCATGTGGGTCCCTGAAGCACAGGGCAAGATCACCAACTGGAACCAGATTCGTCCGAGCTTCCCGGACAAGCCGCTGGTCCTCTACGGTGCGGGCACCGATTCGGGCACCTACGACTATTTCACCGCTGCAATCGTTGGCAAGGAGCACTCCAGTCGCGGCGACTACACGGCCTCGGAGGACGACAACGTGCTGGTGCAGGGAGTCTCGGGTGATGCCAATGCACTGGGGTTCTTCGGTTTGGCCTATTACGAAGAGAACGCCGACAAGCTCAAGGCAGTAGGCATCAAGACCAACGCCGCCGCCCAGGCGGTCGCGCCCAGCGTCGAAACCGCGCGCTCCGGCCAGTATCAGCCTCTGTCGCGCCCGATCTTCATCTACGTAAGCAGGAAGGCCGCCGAAACCAAGCCCGAGGTCGCGCGCTTTGTCGAGTTCTATCTGGACTCCAAGCACTCCGAAGGATTGGTGCAGGAGGTGGGCTATGTACCGCTGCCGGAGAACGCATTGGCCGCAATGCGCGAGCGCTTTGCAAAGCGGGAGATTGGCACCGGCTTCACTGGCTCGAAGATTGGCGTTTCCATCGACGAGCTGCTGAAAGAGAAGCTGGTTTACTGACAATCATGGTCGGCGCGCACAGCGATGTGCGCGCTGGCTGAGGCCGTCTGATGAAAAGTAGTGGTTCCTTCCTCGATGTGGGTCCTGTCCCGCTTCAGCCAAGCGACGCATTTCTGCGCCGCCGCCATGCCATCGACACAGGCATTCGCCTGGTACTGTTCGTCGCAGCGGCGCTATCAGTTCTGGTCACCTTCGGCATCCTCTACGTCCTTCTCAGTGAGAGCTTGAAGTTCTTCACTCAGGTGTCCATCGTGGACTTCCTGACCGATACGCATTGGACGCCCGTCTTCGAAGAGAAGCACTTCGGGATCATGACACTACTGTCGGGTACGCTGATGACCACGGCCATTGCCTTGGTTGTTGCCGTGCCTGCCGGCACGATTCTCGCGTTGTATCTCAGCGAGTTCGCCAAGCCCAGGCTCCGTGAAGCGGTAAAGCCGTTCCTTGAGCTCATTGCAGGCGTACCAACGGTCGCTTTCGGGTACTTCGCTCTGTTGTTCTTGACGCCCATCTTTCAATCCTTCATCCCGGGTCTGGCGCGCTTCAACCTGCTCGTGTCTGGGGTGGTCATCGGCATCATGATCTTGCCCTACATCGTATCCATGAGCGAAGATGCCATGCGCGCCGTGCCTGATTCGCTGCGTGAGGGGGCATACGCACTGGGATTCACCCGCCTGCAGACCGGACTGAAGGTGGTGACGCCAGCTGCGCTCTCGGGCGTCACCGCCGCTTACTTGCTCGGAATGTCGCGGGCGGTCGGCGAGACTATGGTAGTGGCTATCGCTGCCGGCCAGCAGGCCAGGATCGCGACCAATCCGCTCGAGGGTGCAGCAACTATCACCTCATACATCGTGCAGTTGAGCATGGGCGATCTTCCACATGAGTCGATTGCCTATCAGACCATCTTCGCCGCCGGATTGACGCTTTTCGCACTTACGTTCAGTTTCAACCTCTTCGCCTTCTGGCTCCGCAAGCGCTACCGGGAGGCCTACTGATGCGCGACCACATCGAGCCCATGGGCCTTGACGATGCTGCAATTACACGGCGCGCAAGAGTTTCAGACTTGTGCTTCACCGTGCTCGGGCTGCTGGTACTGTTCCTGACCCTGACCATTCTGATGGCGCTTGTAGCCGACTTCGTAGTCGACGGCGCGGCCAGACTCACTCCAGACTTTTTCACCAACTTCCCCTCTCGCCGACCTGAGTCTGCCGGTATTCTCTCGGCGTGGATCGGTACTTGCCTTGTCATGCTGGTGACCGGGGTCCTTGCCGTGCCGGTGGGGGTCGCCGCAGGCGTCTATCTTGAGGAATACGCCCCGAAGCACTGGGTCACCGACTTTATTGAGGTCAATGTCACCAACCTTGCTGGCGTTCCTTCGATCATCTTCGGACTGCTGGCACTGGGGCTCTTCGTCCAGATGTTCGGGCTCGGCCAAACGATCCTGGTCGCGGGCATGACGCTTGCTCTGCTGATCCTGCCCATCATCATTGTCGCGACCCGCGAGTCACTGCGTGCCATTCCTCAAGACATCCGCGAGGCTGCTTTCGGGCTGGGGGCAGATCAGTGGCAGACCGTCAGCATCTTTCTGCTTCCGGCCGCGCGTCCGGGAATCCTGACTGGCGCCATCGTGGGCATGTCGCGGGCCATTGGCGAAACCGCGCCGATCATCACCATCGGCGCACTGACCTTCATTGCCTTCCTGCCGCCGTCACCAATCCAGGCATCTGCTCCCTTCATCAGTTTTGAATGGCTCAGCTCCCCCTTCACCGTGATGCCCATCCAGATGTTCAACTGGGTGTCGCGACCGCAGGCTGGCTTTCACGTGAATGCAGCCGCCGCCGGGCTGGTGCTGCTGGGCATGACCCTGCTGATGAACGGCTTTGCAATCTGGCTGCGTTACCGCCTTCGCCGCCGCTTGCGGTGATCCACGGAGACAACATGAATCACTCGACCATCTCAATTCCGGTTCCCGTGGCCGAACGCACCTCAACCCCCGCCCACGATGCGACGGTGCGTGCTGAGGTCCGTGGGCTTGACTTCCATTATGACAAGTTCCACGCGCTGAAGGACATCAACCTGTCGATCGGCAGCAA
This portion of the Stenotrophomonas aracearum genome encodes:
- a CDS encoding ArsR/SmtB family transcription factor, whose product is MAQPQRVLDFDYFERRSLSASMSIDHALDALSALSNGARLVIFRTLVNHEPEGLTAGVLTDMMGMRHNTLSNHLAVLSRGGLICGTREGRFVRYRACLDGMHGLLAFLLDDCCGGRSELCLQPHPTDPACDCVAEVPAPPRPLK
- the pstC gene encoding phosphate ABC transporter permease subunit PstC; amino-acid sequence: MKSSGSFLDVGPVPLQPSDAFLRRRHAIDTGIRLVLFVAAALSVLVTFGILYVLLSESLKFFTQVSIVDFLTDTHWTPVFEEKHFGIMTLLSGTLMTTAIALVVAVPAGTILALYLSEFAKPRLREAVKPFLELIAGVPTVAFGYFALLFLTPIFQSFIPGLARFNLLVSGVVIGIMILPYIVSMSEDAMRAVPDSLREGAYALGFTRLQTGLKVVTPAALSGVTAAYLLGMSRAVGETMVVAIAAGQQARIATNPLEGAATITSYIVQLSMGDLPHESIAYQTIFAAGLTLFALTFSFNLFAFWLRKRYREAY
- a CDS encoding ArsO family NAD(P)H-dependent flavin-containing monooxygenase; amino-acid sequence: MDSVDVVVIGGGQSGLSAGYFLRRSGLSYVILDAEASPGGAWQHAWHSLHLFSPAGWSSIPGWPMPASQGPYPARAEVLAYLAQYEQKYALPVLRPIRVQRVSHFGERLRVVARDGRQWLARAVISATGTWGEAYTPEYQGLESFAGIQLHSAHYSTPAPFAGMRVAIIGGGNSGAQILAEVSTVAETTWITQHEPAFLADDVDGRVLFERATERWKAQQEGREPDLPPGGFGDIVMVPPVLDARARGVLAAVPPPARFSPTGMQWADGTERAFDAVIWCTGFRPALSHLKGLDLVTPQGQVEVDGSGLRALAVPSVWLLGYGDWNGMASATLIGVTRYAREAVRQVTAYCADHQDR
- a CDS encoding PstS family phosphate ABC transporter substrate-binding protein; translated protein: MYLRLTLLAAATLSILACSPSGTPATTGQDSAGAPAKAGEITGMVSTDGSSTVFPVTEAMAEEFQKENAGIKVTVGMSGTGGGFKKFCRGETDISNASRPIKGEEKEACKAAGVEYIELPVAMDALTVVVNPQNTWANDLTVDELKAMWVPEAQGKITNWNQIRPSFPDKPLVLYGAGTDSGTYDYFTAAIVGKEHSSRGDYTASEDDNVLVQGVSGDANALGFFGLAYYEENADKLKAVGIKTNAAAQAVAPSVETARSGQYQPLSRPIFIYVSRKAAETKPEVARFVEFYLDSKHSEGLVQEVGYVPLPENALAAMRERFAKREIGTGFTGSKIGVSIDELLKEKLVY
- the pstA gene encoding phosphate ABC transporter permease PstA, which gives rise to MRDHIEPMGLDDAAITRRARVSDLCFTVLGLLVLFLTLTILMALVADFVVDGAARLTPDFFTNFPSRRPESAGILSAWIGTCLVMLVTGVLAVPVGVAAGVYLEEYAPKHWVTDFIEVNVTNLAGVPSIIFGLLALGLFVQMFGLGQTILVAGMTLALLILPIIIVATRESLRAIPQDIREAAFGLGADQWQTVSIFLLPAARPGILTGAIVGMSRAIGETAPIITIGALTFIAFLPPSPIQASAPFISFEWLSSPFTVMPIQMFNWVSRPQAGFHVNAAAAGLVLLGMTLLMNGFAIWLRYRLRRRLR